The Malus sylvestris chromosome 12, drMalSylv7.2, whole genome shotgun sequence genome contains a region encoding:
- the LOC126593725 gene encoding defensin Ec-AMP-D1-like, giving the protein MERSGRLFSTVFILILLLVAIGTGPMVAEGKTKEESSKNEKSSKICESPSHKYRGICFRSSNCATTCKKEGFMGGKCAGFRMRCVCTKKC; this is encoded by the exons ATGGAGCGTTCCGGGCGTTTGTTTTCAACTGTCTTCATTCTCATCTTGCTTTTGGTGGCTATTG GAACGGGGCCAATGGTTGCTGAGGGAAAGACAAAAGAGGAGTCGTCAAAGAATGAGAAGTCATCCAAGATTTGTGAGTCTCCGAGCCATAAATACCGAGGTATTTGCTTTCGGTCAAGCAATTGTGCAACTACATGCAAAAAAGAGGGATTTATGGGAGGCAAATGTGCTGGTTTCCGGATGAGATGTGTTTGCACTAAAAAATGTTAA